From the Bacillus sp. FJAT-22090 genome, the window TGAAAGGAATACAAACTCTCAGATAAGATATCTTCTACAATTAGTTTATCCTTTTCGCTAATATGCAAATACTTCGGCATATAAGGATTTTCTTCTAGTACTGCTAAGTATTCAGGACTTGGTGGAACCGTTTGAAAATTTAACTGGATATACATTTCTTCTTCTGGGTGAAGCCTCAAATCATGAAATGATTTTTCTGCATCAGCTGTCATAACGCTTCCCTTATAAAATCGGAATGGTATTCCTGATGATGTCGTGACAGACATCACCATTGCTCTTGGGCAATAATGCGCTTCTTCTACAAAATGCACATTATTCAAAAGTGTCTCATGACTGATTAAGTAGTTCAAGATCCAGACGCATTCTCTTCTTTTCATCTGATATTTTTTCAAAAACCAACGGACAAATTCTTTCTTTTCGCCAACTGAAACAGAAGCAGTCACGTAACCTCTCCTTCCTTTTTATTCAACCATTTCAAACCAAGTACTATTTTCAGGTTCTAATTTCTGTAGTAAAGCCACTACTTCTAGTGCTTCTTCTCTTTTTCCGTCTTCCAAAAGGAAGTATACGTATTTCTCTAAAAATTGTGCATCGTCCTTATGGTCAGTATATGCTAACTTATAAAATTCGTATGCTTTTTCGTAAATTTCTAATCGGTCGAATGCTGAAGCTAAAAATGGATACATGGAAGACCATTCAAAGTTCTCTTTTTTAAGATCCTCATATAAATCAACTAATTCCTCGTCACGTTCTTCTGTTGCAAACAGTGAGGTAAGCGTAAATATTGCATCCATATATTCAGGATCTAGTGCAATGGCTTCACGTAAAAATGACTCTGCTTCTTTCACTTTACCCAATTTAAGAGAAATTTTACCGGCAAATAAATAATATTCTTTTTCAAATTCATCTCTTGCAATGCCCTCAGTAATTACTTTTAACGCTTCTTCATTCTTTTCCAACATGGCATTCGATTCTGCCAGTAACATATAACCAGAAAAATAATCAGGATCTATTTCAAGTAAATTTTCTAAATACTTAATTGCCGTTTCATAATGTCGTACTTGAAAAGAAGCATATGCTGCATGAAATAAAACGTCTGGAGCAACCTCAGTCTTTAAGGCGTCTGCATAATAAGGAATTGCCTCTTCATATGCGGCTCCTGCACTATATATTTCCGCAAGCTTCAAAGGCAAGTCGACTCCTTGCAATGTATTCTTCTGTGGCAATAATTCTTCCATTATCCTAGCTGCTTCTAAATATCTTCCAGTTTCAAATAATAGTTCACCTTTAGCGTAGAGCAATAATGGTTCATTTGGTATTAATCCAATTGCCTCATTTATTTTTTGTTCCGCAACTTCATATAATCCTATCATTTGATAGTAGTCGGCTAAAGTAAGCAATGCTTGAGGATATGCTTCACTTGATTTATCAATACTTGTTAACAAGTTTAATGCTTCATCTTCTCGATCCATCTCTAAACATAGCTGTGCTTGGTCTATTTTTAATTGACTTTCCTCTGGAAATAAATATTGAAGATGCTCTAAAATTTTTATTGCTTCTTCTGTGTAACCGTATTGGGATAATAAATCAGCAAGTTCGTAGTGTTCATCTGGATTTCCTTCGATTAAAAAACGATCCACTATTGTTCCTAGCTTCTCCGTATCCCCTTCCTCCATCGCTTGGATAAAAGGCATCATTTTCTCCATATTATCACCATACTTTCTTTATAACTTTATCGTACAAGAACATTTGCATATGAACAAGAAAAAAACTCTCCATAAATCGGAGAGTTAAAGAAAGTAGGCAAAATTCTAATAAACGAGTTATTTACTGTCTTTTTATTTTTTGGAT encodes:
- a CDS encoding ReoY family proteolytic degradation factor, with translation MTASVSVGEKKEFVRWFLKKYQMKRRECVWILNYLISHETLLNNVHFVEEAHYCPRAMVMSVTTSSGIPFRFYKGSVMTADAEKSFHDLRLHPEEEMYIQLNFQTVPPSPEYLAVLEENPYMPKYLHISEKDKLIVEDILSESLYSFQVEHLQKQIDEAIDQNNKAKFLELSAMWKALVDKDI
- a CDS encoding tetratricopeptide repeat protein, giving the protein MEKMMPFIQAMEEGDTEKLGTIVDRFLIEGNPDEHYELADLLSQYGYTEEAIKILEHLQYLFPEESQLKIDQAQLCLEMDREDEALNLLTSIDKSSEAYPQALLTLADYYQMIGLYEVAEQKINEAIGLIPNEPLLLYAKGELLFETGRYLEAARIMEELLPQKNTLQGVDLPLKLAEIYSAGAAYEEAIPYYADALKTEVAPDVLFHAAYASFQVRHYETAIKYLENLLEIDPDYFSGYMLLAESNAMLEKNEEALKVITEGIARDEFEKEYYLFAGKISLKLGKVKEAESFLREAIALDPEYMDAIFTLTSLFATEERDEELVDLYEDLKKENFEWSSMYPFLASAFDRLEIYEKAYEFYKLAYTDHKDDAQFLEKYVYFLLEDGKREEALEVVALLQKLEPENSTWFEMVE